One Clostridia bacterium DNA window includes the following coding sequences:
- a CDS encoding stage V sporulation protein D: MATILAVAFFFCIVAGKLCYIQLYDGRNLQARALDQWTRDVPLRATRGGIYDRNGVLLAGTDTAYTLYVRPVEVADKEGLAAAIADVLYLDRDAVSAKINKKGASEVTVAKRVTKEQMVALIATGRKGMYFSRDIKRYYPYGNFMCQLLGFTDADTLGQTGLELYYDDYLKGLDGYQLTEADIRGRSIADGIAYIPAVEGLDLTLTVDKSIQYFAESAVENAYLKYQAKGAACVVMDDRGGVVAVAEAPNFDLNNVPRDDLATLFATSKISATTNVYEMGSTFKIITLAAAVNEGVARLDDTFYCAGSKEVDGQRIKCWKSKGHGSQTLGEAVQNSCNCAFMELALRVGTQKMYEYFRSFGLTEKTGVDISGEASGLLLKEEDVKTVDLARIGFGQAIAVTPMELVRAVTACVNGGTLYTPHVMDVVTDAEGRVAAQFYPKGVEVLKKSTSETVRNLLLGVVNGGSGRLAGVEGYEIGGKTGTAQKYKNGGIDRGKYLSSFIGFLSAGDRQYVCLLYVDEPQGYLYYGSQVAAPFVGDIFRNTAAYLDLVPTESVQPLETFVMPDLMGKSYGEVQGVCRHLGIYLEASGEGGAVTYQFPVAGAECTAKCVLYVDMG; this comes from the coding sequence TTGGCAACGATATTGGCGGTAGCCTTCTTTTTTTGTATCGTGGCGGGCAAGCTGTGTTATATCCAACTGTACGACGGGCGCAATTTGCAGGCGCGCGCTTTGGACCAATGGACGCGCGACGTCCCGTTGCGGGCGACGCGCGGCGGCATATACGACCGCAACGGCGTGCTGTTGGCGGGTACGGACACCGCCTACACCTTGTACGTGCGCCCCGTCGAAGTGGCGGACAAAGAGGGGTTGGCCGCCGCCATCGCCGACGTTTTGTATCTCGACCGCGATGCTGTATCTGCCAAAATCAACAAAAAAGGCGCGTCCGAAGTGACGGTGGCGAAGCGCGTCACCAAAGAGCAGATGGTGGCCCTCATCGCGACCGGTCGCAAGGGAATGTATTTCTCGCGCGATATCAAGCGGTACTATCCGTACGGCAATTTTATGTGCCAACTGTTGGGCTTTACGGACGCGGACACCTTGGGGCAGACGGGGTTGGAACTCTATTATGACGATTATCTCAAGGGCTTGGACGGCTACCAACTGACCGAGGCGGATATACGCGGCAGGAGCATAGCGGACGGCATCGCCTATATCCCCGCCGTGGAGGGGCTCGACCTCACGCTCACCGTAGACAAAAGCATTCAATATTTTGCCGAGAGCGCGGTAGAAAACGCCTATTTGAAATACCAAGCCAAAGGGGCGGCCTGTGTGGTGATGGACGACCGAGGCGGCGTGGTCGCCGTGGCCGAAGCGCCCAATTTCGACCTCAACAACGTGCCCCGCGACGACTTGGCGACGCTGTTCGCCACGAGCAAAATCAGCGCGACCACCAACGTGTACGAGATGGGTTCCACCTTCAAGATCATCACGCTGGCGGCCGCCGTCAACGAGGGGGTGGCACGGTTGGACGACACGTTCTACTGCGCGGGGTCCAAAGAGGTGGACGGTCAGCGGATCAAGTGTTGGAAGAGCAAGGGACACGGTTCGCAGACGCTCGGCGAGGCCGTGCAAAACAGTTGCAACTGCGCCTTTATGGAGTTGGCGCTACGGGTAGGCACGCAAAAAATGTACGAATACTTCCGCTCGTTCGGTCTTACCGAGAAGACGGGCGTGGACATTTCGGGCGAAGCGTCGGGGCTTTTGCTCAAAGAGGAAGACGTCAAGACGGTCGACCTCGCGCGTATCGGGTTCGGGCAGGCCATCGCCGTGACGCCCATGGAATTGGTGCGCGCGGTGACGGCGTGCGTCAACGGCGGCACGTTGTACACCCCGCACGTTATGGACGTCGTGACGGATGCGGAGGGACGCGTGGCGGCGCAATTCTACCCCAAAGGGGTAGAGGTGCTCAAAAAATCCACCTCGGAGACCGTGCGCAACCTTCTTTTGGGCGTGGTCAACGGCGGCAGCGGCCGCTTGGCGGGCGTGGAGGGCTACGAGATCGGCGGCAAGACGGGTACCGCGCAAAAGTACAAAAACGGCGGTATCGATCGGGGCAAATACCTCAGTTCGTTCATCGGCTTTTTGTCGGCGGGCGACAGACAGTACGTTTGCCTGTTGTACGTGGACGAGCCGCAGGGGTATTTGTATTACGGCAGTCAGGTGGCCGCGCCCTTCGTGGGGGATATTTTTCGCAATACGGCGGCCTACCTCGACCTCGTGCCGACCGAGTCCGTCCAACCCCTCGAAACGTTCGTGATGCCCGACCTCATGGGTAAGTCCTACGGCGAGGTGCAGGGCGTGTGCCGCCATTTGGGCATCTATCTCGAAGCGAGCGGAGAGGGTGGCGCCGTCACCTACCAATTCCCGGTGGCGGGTGCCGAGTGCACCGCCAAGTGCGTGCTGTACGTGGATATGGGATAA